In a single window of the Nocardioides sp. L-11A genome:
- a CDS encoding AtpZ/AtpI family protein, producing MSQPEEKPQGDPWHAFGYVVAGVAFYGFLGWLADRWLGTTFLVAVGILAGAALGIYMTAKRFRTMPPGSPDSPHSPKPDSTDEQ from the coding sequence ATGAGTCAGCCCGAGGAGAAGCCCCAGGGCGACCCGTGGCATGCGTTCGGCTACGTCGTGGCCGGGGTCGCGTTCTACGGCTTCCTCGGTTGGCTCGCGGATCGCTGGCTGGGCACCACGTTCCTCGTTGCGGTCGGCATTCTCGCGGGTGCCGCGCTGGGGATCTACATGACGGCCAAGCGGTTCCGCACGATGCCGCCCGGCTCACCAGATTCGCCGCACAGCCCCAAGCCCGACAGTACCGACGAGCAGTGA
- a CDS encoding L-threonylcarbamoyladenylate synthase, translating into MSAERFPTETDEERETALDAASRAVRLGRLVVLPTDTVYGVGADAFDPDAVARLLAAKGRGREMPPPVLVGTKGTLEALATRVPPYVAPLVERFWPGALTIVCHQQPSLQWDLGETRGTVAVRMPDHAVARALLDRTGPLAVSSANLSGRPAALDADAATEMLGEAVAVVVDGGAAPGGVASTIIDATTDRPRLLRLGAIPVADLDAALADLGLTVEVEPEPDAGSETDAEAEREEAGPADA; encoded by the coding sequence GTGAGTGCCGAGCGGTTCCCGACCGAGACCGACGAGGAGCGCGAGACCGCGCTCGACGCGGCCAGCCGTGCCGTCCGACTGGGCCGCCTGGTCGTGCTCCCCACCGACACCGTCTACGGCGTCGGTGCCGACGCCTTCGACCCCGACGCCGTGGCCCGGCTGCTGGCCGCCAAGGGCCGGGGCCGCGAGATGCCGCCGCCGGTGCTCGTCGGCACCAAGGGCACGCTCGAGGCCCTCGCCACCCGGGTGCCGCCGTACGTCGCCCCGCTGGTGGAGCGGTTCTGGCCGGGCGCGTTGACCATCGTGTGCCACCAGCAGCCGTCGCTGCAGTGGGACCTCGGCGAGACCCGCGGCACGGTCGCCGTCCGGATGCCCGACCATGCGGTCGCCCGCGCACTGCTGGATCGCACCGGACCGCTCGCGGTGAGCTCCGCCAACCTCTCCGGCCGTCCGGCCGCGCTCGACGCGGACGCGGCGACCGAGATGCTGGGGGAGGCGGTCGCGGTCGTCGTCGACGGCGGCGCCGCGCCCGGCGGGGTGGCCTCGACCATCATCGACGCCACCACCGACCGGCCACGGCTGTTGCGGCTCGGCGCGATCCCGGTCGCCGATCTCGATGCGGCGCTCGCCGATCTCGGGCTGACCGTCGAGGTCGAGCCCGAGCCCGACGCCGGGTCTGAGACCGACGCCGAGGCGGAGCGGGAGGAGGCCGGGCCCGCCGATGCGTGA
- the atpE gene encoding ATP synthase F0 subunit C encodes MGGSLNMIGYGLAAIGPGIGIGLIFAAYINGVARQPEAQSRLQSIAILGFALAEALAIIGIALAFVLKASNT; translated from the coding sequence ATGGGTGGCTCTCTCAACATGATCGGTTACGGCCTGGCCGCCATCGGCCCGGGTATCGGCATCGGTCTCATCTTCGCCGCGTACATCAACGGCGTTGCCCGCCAGCCCGAGGCGCAGAGCCGCCTCCAGTCGATCGCGATCCTCGGCTTCGCGCTCGCCGAGGCGCTCGCCATCATCGGTATCGCCCTCGCGTTCGTCCTCAAGGCCAGCAACACCTGA
- the atpB gene encoding F0F1 ATP synthase subunit A: MTIAASATIAAESGDGFNAPGPSLFELPGIAGTDVTKPMALLVLAAIIVFTFFYLSSRKRALVPGKLQFAGEGAYGFVRNGVARDIIGSHDFQKFVPYLVTVFFFILVNNLFGTVPFIQFPSFSRAGMAYALAGVSWVVYNAVGVHKHGLLGYLKLQCIPSGVSPVMYPLLVPLEFFSNILVRPVTLALRLFCNLFAGHILVALFATGGLYLIQHVGGVGYIAGPVAWLLAILVFFLEILVQFLQAYVFALLNAMYIQGALADEH, from the coding sequence GTGACCATCGCAGCCAGCGCCACCATCGCCGCCGAGAGTGGGGACGGGTTCAACGCCCCGGGCCCCAGCCTCTTCGAGCTCCCCGGCATCGCCGGGACCGATGTGACCAAGCCGATGGCGCTGCTCGTCCTGGCCGCGATCATCGTGTTCACCTTCTTCTACCTCTCCTCGCGCAAGCGGGCCCTGGTCCCGGGCAAGCTGCAGTTCGCCGGCGAGGGCGCCTACGGCTTCGTCCGCAACGGCGTCGCGCGCGACATCATCGGCAGCCACGACTTCCAGAAGTTCGTGCCCTATCTCGTCACGGTCTTCTTCTTCATCCTGGTCAACAACCTGTTCGGCACCGTGCCGTTCATCCAGTTCCCGAGCTTCAGCCGGGCGGGCATGGCCTATGCCCTGGCCGGAGTCTCCTGGGTGGTCTACAACGCGGTCGGTGTGCACAAGCACGGCCTGCTCGGCTACCTCAAGCTGCAGTGCATCCCCTCCGGCGTGAGCCCCGTGATGTACCCGCTGCTGGTCCCGCTGGAGTTCTTCTCCAACATCCTGGTCCGCCCGGTGACCCTGGCCCTGCGTCTGTTCTGCAACCTGTTCGCGGGCCACATCCTGGTCGCGCTGTTCGCCACCGGCGGCCTCTACCTCATCCAGCACGTCGGGGGCGTCGGCTACATCGCCGGCCCGGTGGCCTGGCTGCTGGCGATCCTGGTCTTCTTCCTGGAGATCCTGGTCCAGTTCCTGCAGGCCTACGTGTTCGCCCTGCTCAACGCCATGTACATCCAGGGCGCGCTCGCCGACGAGCACTGA
- the rpmE gene encoding 50S ribosomal protein L31 has product MKKDIHPDYVVTQVTCTCGASFTTRSTATSGSIHADVCSQCHPFYTGKQKILDTGGRVARFEARYAKAAKK; this is encoded by the coding sequence ATGAAGAAGGACATCCACCCCGACTACGTCGTGACCCAGGTGACCTGCACCTGCGGCGCCAGCTTCACGACGCGCAGCACCGCGACCTCCGGCTCGATCCACGCCGACGTCTGCTCGCAGTGCCACCCGTTCTACACCGGCAAGCAGAAGATCCTCGACACCGGCGGCCGCGTCGCCCGCTTCGAGGCCCGCTACGCCAAGGCCGCCAAGAAGTAG
- a CDS encoding MraY family glycosyltransferase has product MREYLVVFLVAAIVTHLLTVVAREIAIRTGAVAKVRDRDVHAEPIPYLGGLAMLGGLWAAYLVAQQLPFLSTRNPFASDALPVLVAGTLVCAVGVVDDILDLDALTKFGGQVLAVGVLVYAGIQFKYFYQSTGEVFSLDPSQGALLTAFVVLATVNAVNFIDGLDGLAAGVIGISAAAFFLFCYALAYLNDLTLATTGAMLAAALTGACAGFLVHNFHPARLFMGDSGSMLIGLVLSATAITITTQFPPGDLVEGADGARASLLPVFLPFALPILILIVPLADLVLAVVRRTRAGRSPFAPDKQHLHHRLLEIGHSHRRAVIIMWMWAGLIAFGVVLASVFTGPVVWVGLGVSLLVTVGLTFVLPHVHDPNEVVGEAAGESVPTPDSEPSGTL; this is encoded by the coding sequence ATGCGTGAGTACCTCGTCGTCTTCCTCGTCGCCGCGATCGTCACCCACCTGCTGACGGTCGTGGCCAGGGAGATCGCGATCCGCACCGGAGCGGTCGCCAAGGTCCGCGACCGCGACGTCCACGCCGAGCCGATCCCGTACCTCGGCGGACTCGCCATGCTCGGCGGTCTGTGGGCGGCCTACCTCGTCGCCCAGCAACTGCCCTTCCTGAGCACCCGCAACCCGTTCGCGAGCGACGCCCTGCCCGTCCTGGTGGCGGGCACGCTGGTGTGCGCGGTCGGCGTCGTCGACGACATCCTCGACCTCGACGCCCTCACCAAGTTCGGCGGCCAGGTGCTCGCGGTGGGTGTGCTCGTCTACGCCGGCATCCAGTTCAAGTACTTCTACCAGTCCACGGGCGAGGTCTTCTCCCTCGATCCCAGCCAGGGCGCGCTGCTCACCGCCTTCGTGGTGCTCGCGACCGTCAATGCGGTCAACTTCATCGACGGCCTCGACGGCCTCGCGGCGGGGGTGATCGGCATCAGCGCCGCCGCCTTCTTCCTGTTCTGCTACGCGCTGGCCTATCTCAACGACCTCACCCTGGCCACGACCGGCGCGATGCTCGCCGCCGCGCTGACCGGCGCCTGCGCGGGCTTCCTGGTCCACAACTTCCACCCGGCCCGCCTGTTCATGGGCGACAGCGGGTCGATGCTGATCGGGCTGGTCCTGTCGGCCACGGCGATCACCATCACCACCCAGTTCCCCCCGGGCGACCTCGTCGAGGGCGCGGACGGCGCCCGGGCCAGCCTGCTGCCCGTCTTCCTGCCCTTCGCGCTGCCGATCCTGATCCTGATCGTGCCGCTGGCCGACCTGGTCCTGGCCGTCGTACGCCGCACGCGGGCCGGCCGCTCGCCCTTCGCACCGGACAAGCAGCACCTGCACCACCGACTGCTCGAGATCGGCCACTCGCACCGCCGGGCCGTGATCATCATGTGGATGTGGGCCGGTCTGATCGCCTTCGGCGTGGTCCTGGCGAGCGTGTTCACCGGGCCCGTCGTATGGGTCGGTCTCGGCGTCAGCCTGCTCGTCACGGTCGGCCTGACCTTCGTACTGCCCCACGTGCACGACCCCAACGAGGTCGTCGGCGAGGCGGCGGGGGAGTCCGTGCCCACCCCCGATTCGGAGCCCTCCGGGACTTTGTGA
- the prfA gene encoding peptide chain release factor 1, with amino-acid sequence MFEAVESMLAEHADLEARLALPETHADARLARTINRRYAELDAVIATWREWQRYGEDADAARELAADDPAFAEEVDALLVQREEAAERLRRLLVPRDPADDKDVLLEVKSGEGGEESALFAGDLLRMYSRYAERRGWKTEILDATESDLGGYKSVTVAVKSTGAATSEAGQTPYALLKFEGGVHRVQRVPVTESQGRIHTSAAGVLVMPEAEQVDVEINDNDLRIDVFRSSGPGGQSVNTTDSAVRITHVPTGIVVSCQNEKSQLQNKEQALRILRARLLQAAQEAADAEASDARRSQVRTVDRSERIRTYNFPENRISDHRTGYKAYNLDQVLDGDLQPVLDSCVEADLAARLAALED; translated from the coding sequence GTGTTCGAAGCCGTCGAGAGCATGCTCGCCGAGCACGCCGACCTCGAGGCGAGGCTGGCGCTGCCCGAGACCCACGCCGACGCCCGGCTGGCGCGCACCATCAACCGCCGCTACGCCGAGCTCGACGCGGTGATCGCGACGTGGCGGGAGTGGCAGCGGTACGGCGAGGATGCGGATGCCGCGCGGGAGCTGGCCGCCGACGACCCGGCGTTCGCCGAGGAGGTCGACGCCCTCCTCGTCCAGCGGGAGGAGGCGGCCGAGCGGCTGCGCCGGCTGCTGGTGCCGCGTGACCCCGCCGACGACAAGGACGTCCTGCTGGAGGTGAAGTCCGGTGAGGGCGGCGAGGAGAGCGCGCTCTTCGCCGGCGACCTGCTGCGGATGTACAGCCGCTACGCCGAGCGCCGCGGCTGGAAGACCGAGATCCTCGACGCCACCGAGTCCGACCTCGGCGGCTACAAGTCCGTGACCGTCGCGGTGAAGAGCACCGGTGCGGCGACATCGGAGGCCGGCCAGACGCCGTACGCGCTGTTGAAGTTCGAGGGCGGTGTCCACCGGGTCCAGCGGGTGCCGGTCACCGAGTCCCAGGGCCGGATCCACACCAGCGCGGCGGGCGTGCTGGTCATGCCCGAGGCCGAGCAGGTCGACGTCGAGATCAACGACAACGACCTGCGCATCGACGTCTTCCGCTCCTCGGGCCCGGGCGGCCAGAGTGTCAACACGACCGACTCGGCGGTGCGGATCACCCACGTGCCGACCGGGATCGTGGTCAGCTGCCAGAACGAGAAGTCGCAGCTGCAGAACAAGGAGCAGGCGCTGCGCATCCTGCGTGCCCGGCTGCTCCAGGCCGCCCAGGAGGCCGCCGACGCCGAGGCCAGCGACGCCCGGCGCAGCCAGGTCCGCACGGTCGACCGCTCGGAGCGGATCCGCACCTACAACTTCCCGGAGAACCGGATCTCCGACCACCGCACCGGCTACAAGGCCTACAACCTCGACCAGGTCCTCGACGGCGACCTCCAGCCGGTCCTCGACTCCTGCGTCGAGGCCGACCTGGCCGCCCGCCTGGCCGCACTCGAGGACTGA
- the prmC gene encoding peptide chain release factor N(5)-glutamine methyltransferase gives MSGPRQLLRDAADRLRAAGVASPEHDAGELLAHVLGTTRAQLPLVAEVGSDHAHRYDDLLARRAAREPLQHLLGAAWFRHVEVAVGPGVFVPRPETELLAGWAIEHATAIAATGAQPVVVDLCTGSGVIAKSIADEVPRAQVHAVELDPPAHAWAERNLAGTGVELRLGDLATAFEELAGEVDVLVSNPPYVPLEAWESVAVEARDHDPHLALFSGDDGLDAIRVIARRGLVLLRPGGVVGVEHADVQGASAPAVFSDGGRWAEVRDHRDLAGRPRFTTARRPRHEGATVGGWTA, from the coding sequence ATGAGCGGGCCCAGGCAGCTGCTCCGCGACGCCGCCGACCGACTCCGGGCCGCGGGTGTCGCCAGCCCCGAGCACGACGCCGGCGAGCTGCTCGCGCACGTCCTGGGCACCACCCGCGCCCAGCTGCCGCTGGTCGCCGAGGTCGGGTCCGACCACGCCCACCGGTACGACGACCTGCTGGCGCGCCGCGCCGCCCGGGAGCCGCTCCAGCACCTGCTCGGGGCGGCCTGGTTCCGTCACGTCGAGGTCGCCGTGGGTCCGGGAGTCTTCGTGCCGCGTCCCGAGACCGAGCTGCTCGCCGGCTGGGCGATCGAGCACGCCACCGCCATCGCGGCGACCGGGGCACAGCCGGTCGTCGTCGACCTGTGCACCGGCTCCGGGGTGATCGCCAAGAGCATCGCCGACGAGGTGCCGCGGGCGCAGGTGCACGCCGTCGAGCTGGACCCGCCCGCCCACGCCTGGGCCGAGCGCAACCTGGCCGGCACCGGCGTCGAGCTGCGTCTCGGCGACCTCGCCACGGCGTTCGAGGAGCTTGCGGGGGAGGTCGACGTGCTGGTCAGCAACCCGCCGTACGTGCCGCTGGAGGCGTGGGAGTCGGTGGCCGTCGAGGCGCGCGACCACGACCCGCACCTCGCCCTGTTCTCGGGCGACGACGGCCTCGACGCGATCCGGGTGATCGCGCGGCGCGGGCTGGTCCTGCTCCGGCCGGGCGGCGTCGTCGGCGTCGAGCACGCCGATGTGCAGGGCGCGTCGGCCCCGGCGGTGTTCAGCGACGGCGGGCGGTGGGCGGAGGTCCGCGACCACCGCGACCTCGCCGGGCGCCCCCGGTTCACCACGGCACGCCGCCCGCGCCACGAGGGCGCGACGGTGGGAGGATGGACGGCGTGA